One region of Anaeromyxobacter paludicola genomic DNA includes:
- a CDS encoding esterase/lipase family protein: protein MPSRPHHVLLVPGFFGFANLGDFAYFAHVRDYLAEIGPRAGLTGELRVVRTVPTASLRKRAALVAETIDEVLDLADGDVTLVGHSSGGLDARLVVTPQVSLPTPADVERCARAVRAVVTVSTPHYGTPLAHLFNSLLGQQLLHLLSLSTIYSLRAGRLPLRVALKFAALLRGRGARPSGVIDQLVMQLLADFSLDRREAIEEFFRNVGQDQDLVAQITPAGMDLFNASTEDRPGVAYGCVVTRGRKPGLRSAMKAGLDGYAQATHALYVALYRLASRGAPGRGPRLDRAHAAMLRQAFGRIPDSRANDGIVPTLSQVWGEMVGAVWADHHDVIGHFHRPTHVPPHFDWVASGTGFDRPQFEAIWREVARFAARAARAPR, encoded by the coding sequence GTGCCGTCCCGCCCGCACCACGTCCTGCTCGTCCCCGGCTTCTTCGGCTTCGCGAACCTCGGCGACTTCGCCTACTTCGCCCACGTCCGGGACTACCTCGCCGAGATCGGCCCCCGCGCCGGGCTCACCGGCGAGCTGCGGGTGGTCCGCACCGTGCCGACCGCGTCGCTGCGCAAGCGGGCCGCGCTGGTGGCCGAGACCATCGACGAGGTGCTCGACCTCGCCGACGGGGACGTGACCCTCGTCGGCCACTCGAGCGGCGGCCTCGACGCGCGCCTGGTGGTGACGCCCCAGGTGTCGCTGCCCACCCCGGCCGACGTGGAGCGGTGCGCGCGCGCGGTGCGGGCCGTGGTCACCGTCTCGACCCCGCACTACGGCACCCCGCTGGCGCACCTCTTCAACAGCCTCCTCGGCCAGCAGCTGCTCCACCTGCTCTCGCTCAGCACCATCTACAGCCTGCGCGCCGGCCGGCTCCCGCTGCGCGTGGCGCTCAAGTTCGCGGCGCTCCTGCGCGGGCGCGGCGCGCGGCCGTCGGGCGTCATCGACCAGCTCGTGATGCAGCTCCTCGCCGACTTCTCGCTCGACCGCCGGGAGGCCATCGAGGAGTTCTTCCGGAACGTGGGCCAGGACCAGGACCTCGTCGCCCAGATCACGCCCGCCGGGATGGACCTCTTCAACGCCTCGACCGAGGACCGGCCGGGGGTGGCCTACGGCTGCGTGGTGACCCGCGGCCGGAAGCCCGGGCTGCGCTCGGCGATGAAGGCCGGGCTCGACGGCTACGCCCAGGCGACCCACGCGCTCTACGTCGCGCTGTACCGGCTCGCCTCGCGGGGCGCGCCGGGCCGGGGGCCGAGGCTCGACCGCGCCCACGCCGCCATGCTGCGCCAGGCCTTCGGCCGGATCCCCGACTCCCGCGCCAACGACGGCATCGTGCCGACCCTGTCGCAGGTCTGGGGGGAGATGGTGGGAGCGGTCTGGGCCGACCACCACGACGTCATCGGCCACTTCCACCGGCCCACCCACGTGCCCCCGCACTTCGACTGGGTGGCCTCCGGGACCGGCTTCGATCGGCCGCAGTTCGAGGCGATCTGGCGCGAGGTGGCCCGCTTCGCCGCGCGGGCCGCCCGGGCGCCGCGGTAG
- the lnt gene encoding apolipoprotein N-acyltransferase: MSWPRSLALCVASGLLLALALPLAIPFVSLHELDPAGHLEWLAWVGLVPALFALQRAPGWKSAFALGLAAGLAYFYAAIWWVNHAMTSFGGVPLPTALAGLSLLVLYMAFHWALAFALARAIGARLRWPLWAVLPPVWVAAELSRNYLFTGFPWANLGYLQARHPLPSQLAALGGVYLVAALLVLVNGVVHALLEARLARRPVPWRVAGAGAAAVALSLGWGAVHLRQVRAAAAAAPKLKVGLVQGNVNQSVKNEMRQHGSFILGRFLPLTAEADRRGADLVAWPEASFPWLVSPELGTFELPTLRFPRLTHAHLLLGAVTSGTVVKEDGRRELVGGNSVFLAGPDLKVLGRYQKHHLVPFGEYVPLQEYLPFIRQVVPPMVPQVPGAQLRTLSYRGAEGEVRIAPMICFDAIFPEVSVALARQRPDLLVNPTNDAWYGYSSGPYQFLAIVRLRAIETMRAVARPAYAGVSALVLPTGELAPGAIDLGPVDPDLAPDPEEPARLLVGEVPRMSGETLYTRTGDVFAYACVAFTLAGLATLAMRRRERSAAPHPARAPGP; this comes from the coding sequence ATGAGCTGGCCCCGCTCCCTCGCGCTCTGCGTCGCCTCGGGCCTCCTCCTCGCGCTCGCGCTGCCGCTCGCGATCCCCTTCGTCTCGCTCCACGAGCTCGATCCCGCCGGCCACCTCGAGTGGCTCGCCTGGGTGGGGCTCGTCCCCGCGCTCTTCGCCCTGCAGCGCGCCCCCGGCTGGAAGAGCGCCTTCGCGCTCGGCCTCGCCGCCGGCCTCGCCTACTTCTACGCCGCCATCTGGTGGGTCAACCACGCGATGACGTCCTTCGGCGGCGTGCCGCTCCCGACCGCGCTCGCCGGCCTGTCGCTGCTCGTCCTCTACATGGCGTTCCACTGGGCGCTCGCCTTCGCCCTGGCCCGCGCCATCGGCGCCCGGCTGCGGTGGCCGCTCTGGGCGGTGCTGCCGCCGGTCTGGGTCGCCGCCGAGCTCTCGCGCAACTACCTCTTCACCGGCTTCCCCTGGGCCAACCTCGGGTACCTGCAGGCGCGCCACCCGCTGCCCTCGCAGCTCGCCGCCCTCGGCGGCGTGTACCTCGTCGCCGCGCTCCTGGTCCTCGTGAACGGCGTCGTCCACGCGCTGCTGGAGGCTCGGCTGGCGCGCCGCCCGGTGCCCTGGCGCGTCGCCGGCGCCGGCGCCGCCGCCGTGGCGCTCTCGCTCGGCTGGGGCGCCGTCCACCTCCGCCAGGTCCGCGCCGCCGCGGCCGCCGCCCCGAAGCTCAAGGTCGGCCTGGTGCAGGGGAACGTGAACCAGTCGGTGAAGAACGAGATGCGGCAGCACGGGAGCTTCATCCTCGGACGGTTCCTGCCGCTCACCGCCGAGGCCGACCGCCGCGGGGCCGACCTCGTCGCCTGGCCCGAGGCGAGCTTCCCGTGGCTCGTCTCGCCCGAGCTCGGGACGTTCGAGCTCCCGACGCTCCGGTTCCCGAGGCTGACGCACGCCCACCTCCTGCTCGGCGCGGTGACGAGCGGCACGGTGGTGAAGGAGGACGGCCGCCGCGAGCTCGTCGGCGGCAACAGCGTCTTCCTCGCCGGCCCCGACCTGAAGGTGCTCGGCCGTTACCAGAAGCACCACCTCGTCCCCTTCGGCGAGTACGTGCCGCTCCAGGAGTACCTGCCGTTCATCCGCCAGGTGGTGCCGCCCATGGTGCCGCAGGTCCCCGGCGCGCAGCTCCGGACGCTGTCGTACCGGGGCGCCGAGGGCGAGGTGCGGATCGCGCCGATGATCTGCTTCGACGCCATCTTCCCGGAGGTGAGCGTCGCCCTCGCGCGGCAGCGGCCCGACCTGCTCGTGAACCCGACCAACGACGCCTGGTACGGCTACTCCTCCGGCCCCTACCAGTTCCTCGCCATCGTCCGCCTGCGCGCCATCGAGACCATGCGCGCCGTGGCGCGCCCCGCCTACGCCGGCGTGAGCGCGCTCGTGCTCCCCACCGGCGAGCTCGCCCCCGGCGCCATCGACCTCGGCCCGGTGGACCCCGACCTCGCGCCCGATCCCGAGGAGCCCGCGAGGCTGCTCGTGGGGGAGGTGCCGCGCATGTCCGGCGAGACCCTCTACACGCGGACCGGCGACGTGTTCGCCTACGCCTGCGTCGCCTTCACCCTGGCCGGGCTCGCCACGCTCGCGATGCGGCGGCGCGAGCGGAGCGCCGCGCCCCACCCGGCGCGCGCGCCGGGCCCGTAA
- a CDS encoding DUF4388 domain-containing protein, with product MALKGTLKDFGIAEILQLIGQQAKSGVLHLSSKDDEIHIVMSDGNVVSAEYAGRKAKERLGNLLVRAEIISRQQLRTALEQQKRSLRRLGDILVEMGAVQKDELRQMTSLQTTETVFKLFHWRSGTYAFEPGEVEYDPETMSPIRAESVLMEGFRQVDEWPLVRKKITSTAMTFERLRELAPEPPPPGPGAPAQPGDDVDAAFDAFDGGGAGGDDASGEDALTRNDRRVYALATPGRPVEKIIDLSRLGEFETCKALLNLVNQGLLGAIPPPRRSAAASVGAYTRDWRERIKEGVARVLATGAIAAVLAFLAFQANDRGLSFADPGAGRVLRDNGAHRFVSRAELARLRGALEIYRLEKGEYPPGLSALVETGLATPADLKYPWSEDYYYRRKGEGGYVLLPPAE from the coding sequence CGAGATCCTCCAGCTCATCGGCCAGCAGGCCAAGAGCGGCGTGCTGCACCTCTCCTCGAAGGACGACGAGATCCACATCGTCATGTCCGACGGGAACGTGGTCTCGGCCGAGTACGCCGGGCGCAAGGCCAAGGAGCGGCTCGGCAACCTCCTCGTCCGCGCCGAGATCATCAGCCGCCAGCAGCTGCGGACGGCGCTCGAGCAGCAGAAGCGCAGCCTCCGCCGGCTCGGCGACATCCTGGTGGAGATGGGCGCGGTCCAGAAGGACGAGCTGCGCCAGATGACCTCGCTCCAGACCACGGAGACGGTCTTCAAGCTCTTCCACTGGCGCAGCGGCACCTACGCCTTCGAGCCCGGCGAGGTCGAGTACGACCCCGAGACCATGAGCCCCATCCGCGCCGAGTCGGTGCTGATGGAGGGCTTCCGCCAGGTGGACGAGTGGCCCCTCGTCCGCAAGAAGATCACCTCGACGGCGATGACCTTCGAGCGGCTGCGCGAGCTCGCCCCGGAGCCGCCGCCCCCGGGCCCGGGCGCGCCGGCGCAGCCGGGCGACGACGTGGACGCGGCCTTCGACGCCTTCGACGGCGGCGGCGCGGGCGGCGACGACGCCTCGGGCGAGGACGCGCTCACCCGCAACGACCGGCGCGTCTACGCCCTCGCCACCCCCGGGCGCCCGGTCGAGAAGATCATCGACCTCTCCCGGCTCGGCGAGTTCGAGACCTGCAAGGCGCTCCTCAACCTCGTGAACCAGGGGCTCCTCGGGGCGATCCCCCCGCCGCGCCGCTCGGCCGCGGCCAGCGTGGGCGCCTACACCCGCGACTGGCGCGAGCGGATCAAGGAGGGCGTGGCCCGCGTCCTCGCCACCGGCGCGATCGCGGCGGTGCTCGCCTTCCTGGCGTTCCAGGCGAACGACCGCGGGCTCTCCTTCGCCGATCCCGGCGCCGGGCGCGTCCTGCGCGACAACGGCGCCCACCGCTTCGTGTCGCGGGCGGAGCTGGCGCGGCTGCGCGGCGCCCTCGAGATCTACCGGCTGGAGAAGGGCGAGTACCCGCCGGGGCTCTCGGCGCTGGTCGAGACCGGGCTGGCCACCCCGGCGGACCTGAAGTACCCCTGGTCGGAGGATTACTATTACCGCCGGAAGGGGGAGGGCGGTTACGTCCTCCTCCCGCCCGCCGAGTAG
- a CDS encoding PilZ domain-containing protein, translating to MAGASSSLRVLAVGADPELAAALHLHLARAGHAVYAVPAPAELDLFLRAAAPHLVVLMLPASPDAAWGGALTTAASAARVGVRVVLVAPSREVVEPLAAVAGAERAYARADLLARPLALLDGGAARPAPRFPAPAAPAHAAPWPAEALALEEPDAPPPERPAPRRAVDLSALIEEELLGEAPRPRVTRVEVNVSLVSDHNFFVGTTRRVDSGGVFIATQLPPPVGTRLQVRLGLADGRKLDLEGEVAFVREKGATTGRQPSGCGVRLEGLPGWAVEAIDRFTLARQPILVGADR from the coding sequence ATGGCCGGCGCCTCCTCCAGCCTGCGGGTGCTCGCGGTCGGCGCCGATCCGGAGCTGGCGGCCGCGCTGCACCTGCACCTGGCGCGGGCGGGCCACGCGGTCTACGCCGTGCCCGCCCCGGCGGAGCTCGACCTGTTCCTCCGGGCGGCGGCGCCGCACCTCGTCGTGCTCATGCTGCCGGCGTCGCCCGACGCGGCCTGGGGCGGCGCCCTCACCACCGCCGCCAGCGCGGCCCGGGTGGGCGTGCGGGTGGTCCTGGTGGCGCCGTCGCGCGAGGTGGTCGAGCCGCTCGCGGCGGTCGCCGGCGCGGAGCGGGCCTACGCCCGCGCGGACCTGCTGGCGCGCCCGCTGGCGCTCCTGGACGGCGGCGCCGCGCGCCCGGCGCCGCGCTTCCCCGCCCCGGCGGCGCCTGCCCACGCCGCGCCCTGGCCCGCGGAGGCGCTCGCCCTCGAGGAGCCGGACGCGCCGCCGCCCGAGCGCCCCGCGCCCCGGCGCGCCGTGGACCTCTCGGCGCTGATCGAGGAGGAGCTGCTCGGGGAGGCCCCGCGCCCCCGGGTCACGCGCGTCGAGGTGAACGTGAGCCTGGTGTCGGACCACAACTTCTTCGTGGGGACGACGCGCCGGGTCGACTCGGGTGGGGTCTTCATCGCCACCCAGCTCCCGCCGCCGGTGGGCACCCGGCTCCAGGTCCGGCTCGGGCTCGCCGACGGGCGCAAGCTCGACCTCGAGGGCGAGGTCGCCTTCGTGCGCGAGAAGGGGGCGACCACCGGCCGCCAGCCCTCCGGCTGCGGGGTGCGCCTCGAGGGGCTCCCGGGGTGGGCGGTCGAGGCGATCGACCGCTTCACGCTGGCGCGGCAGCCGATCCTGGTCGGCGCGGACCGCTGA
- a CDS encoding HD family phosphohydrolase yields the protein MSSPPPAEDGKRPAGADWTGRAWRALLLVLVAAAAGWFLTPGTGLSRLPGHDALGSLATATVRATRDYDLQDPEATARLRAEAAEDSRAVFDLDEGALESSAARVRAAFRLMRAAMAESPGRPGAIALAAARSLFEARLGAPVREADFQTLWSARFAEPLEREAVGLVARGLSGMVLADGERAVAGREQGIVVRSLRGGVSEGEHVISDLGLVRDLSQARADVERAGAALPRQEPAEVRAALLRLAADSVRPTLAYDHAETVARQRDAAARVKPVIVSVKRGERILGEGERIEPRHLVLLDGIRAQTRQLDLLRGRAGGAAVTALVALLLWAFGRAALPGFRPGGKDALLLATLLAGTVALTSGGFALAEALHDRFSGVAVTTLYELVPVAAGVLLVRAVLPAEAALLFAVAAAAVAGLGAGNSLYFEVKTLLGALAACILAPQVARRGALLRAGLAVGLVGALLAVGFRLLAGRTLAEAAPAAGAALLGGTLVLPAVVLVLAPALESVFGYVTDARLLELANLNHPALKELIVQAPGTYHHSVVMGALVESAAQAIGANPLLARVCAYYHDLGKIRNPLYFAENQRSENKHVGLAPTMSALILKRHVTDGLELVRQYKLPRVVADVIPQHHGTRLITYFWVRQQGLAREEAGKPDGARAGWEEESLFRYGGPRPQTREAALVMIADACEASARALAEPTPEALRGLVKKRIDEIFGDGQLDECSLTLKDLSLIAAAMVRGLEAVYHSRPEYPGKSGREPAQLSLVSGKVQP from the coding sequence GTGAGCAGCCCCCCGCCGGCAGAGGACGGCAAGCGCCCCGCCGGCGCCGACTGGACCGGTCGCGCCTGGCGGGCGCTCCTGCTCGTGCTGGTGGCGGCCGCGGCCGGCTGGTTCCTCACGCCGGGGACCGGCCTCTCGCGCCTCCCCGGGCACGACGCCCTCGGCAGCCTCGCCACCGCCACCGTGCGGGCGACCCGCGACTACGACCTCCAGGACCCGGAGGCGACCGCCCGGCTGCGCGCCGAGGCGGCCGAGGACTCGCGGGCGGTCTTCGACCTCGACGAGGGGGCGCTCGAGTCGAGCGCGGCCCGGGTGCGCGCCGCCTTCCGGCTCATGCGCGCCGCCATGGCCGAGTCCCCCGGCCGCCCCGGCGCCATCGCGCTCGCGGCGGCCCGCAGCCTCTTCGAGGCGCGCCTCGGCGCGCCGGTGCGCGAGGCCGACTTCCAGACCCTCTGGAGCGCGCGCTTCGCCGAGCCGCTCGAGCGCGAGGCGGTGGGGCTCGTCGCCCGCGGGCTCTCCGGCATGGTGCTCGCCGACGGCGAGCGGGCCGTCGCCGGGCGGGAGCAGGGGATCGTGGTCCGCTCGCTCCGGGGCGGCGTCTCCGAGGGCGAGCACGTCATCTCGGACCTCGGGCTGGTCCGCGACCTCTCGCAGGCCCGGGCCGACGTGGAGCGGGCCGGCGCCGCGCTGCCGCGCCAGGAGCCGGCGGAGGTGCGGGCCGCGCTCCTGCGCCTCGCGGCCGACTCGGTCCGCCCCACGCTCGCCTACGACCACGCCGAGACGGTGGCGCGCCAGCGCGACGCCGCCGCGCGCGTGAAGCCGGTCATCGTCTCGGTGAAGCGCGGCGAGCGGATCCTGGGGGAGGGGGAGCGGATCGAGCCGCGGCACCTCGTCCTGCTCGACGGCATCCGCGCCCAGACCCGGCAGCTCGACCTGCTCCGCGGCCGGGCCGGCGGCGCCGCCGTGACCGCGCTCGTGGCGCTCCTGCTCTGGGCGTTCGGCCGGGCGGCGCTGCCCGGGTTCCGCCCCGGCGGCAAGGACGCCCTGCTGCTCGCCACCCTGCTCGCCGGGACGGTGGCGCTCACGAGCGGCGGCTTCGCGCTCGCCGAGGCGCTGCACGACCGCTTCAGCGGCGTGGCGGTGACCACCCTCTACGAGCTCGTGCCGGTGGCGGCGGGCGTGCTCCTGGTGCGCGCGGTGCTCCCGGCCGAGGCGGCGCTGCTCTTCGCGGTCGCGGCGGCGGCCGTGGCCGGGCTCGGGGCCGGCAACTCGCTCTACTTCGAGGTGAAGACGCTCCTCGGCGCCCTCGCCGCCTGCATCCTCGCGCCGCAGGTGGCGCGGCGGGGCGCGCTCCTGCGGGCCGGGCTCGCGGTCGGGCTCGTCGGCGCGCTGCTCGCGGTCGGCTTCCGGCTGCTGGCGGGCCGCACCCTCGCCGAGGCGGCCCCGGCCGCCGGGGCGGCCCTGCTCGGCGGCACGCTGGTGCTCCCGGCGGTGGTGCTGGTGCTCGCGCCGGCGCTCGAGTCGGTCTTCGGCTACGTCACCGACGCCCGGCTGCTCGAGCTCGCCAACCTCAACCACCCCGCGCTGAAGGAGCTCATCGTGCAGGCGCCGGGGACCTACCACCACTCGGTGGTGATGGGCGCGCTCGTGGAGTCGGCGGCGCAGGCCATCGGCGCCAACCCCCTCCTGGCGAGGGTCTGCGCCTACTACCACGACCTCGGGAAGATAAGGAACCCGCTCTACTTCGCCGAGAACCAGCGCAGCGAGAACAAGCACGTGGGGCTCGCGCCGACCATGAGCGCCCTCATCCTGAAGCGCCACGTGACCGACGGGCTCGAGCTGGTGCGCCAGTACAAGCTGCCGAGGGTGGTGGCCGACGTCATCCCGCAGCACCACGGGACGCGGCTCATCACCTACTTCTGGGTCCGGCAGCAGGGGCTGGCGCGCGAGGAGGCGGGCAAGCCCGACGGCGCCCGCGCCGGCTGGGAGGAGGAGAGCCTCTTCCGCTACGGCGGGCCGCGCCCGCAGACCCGTGAGGCCGCGCTGGTGATGATCGCCGACGCCTGCGAGGCCTCCGCCCGCGCCCTCGCCGAGCCCACGCCCGAGGCGCTGCGCGGGCTCGTGAAGAAGCGGATCGACGAGATCTTCGGCGACGGGCAGCTCGACGAGTGCAGCCTCACCCTGAAGGACCTCTCCCTCATCGCGGCCGCCATGGTCCGCGGGCTGGAGGCGGTCTACCACAGCCGCCCGGAGTACCCGGGCAAGAGCGGCCGCGAGCCCGCGCAGCTCTCGCTCGTGTCCGGCAAGGTCCAGCCCTGA
- the ybeY gene encoding rRNA maturation RNase YbeY, producing MVRVRNDHRRGDAAARRLARKARRFLGALGRDGAELSILVCSDAAIRRLNREWRGKDRPTDVLSFPLTEPAGAGPWLGDVVVSLDTAERRAAQDGRPLGAELDRYLAHGILHLLGHDHERPRDAARMAEAEEALLRGEGMVAAAGAASRQPARSAAPPSSQRSPAAPPPRPAGRAGEGRSAASRRARSPRR from the coding sequence ATGGTCCGCGTTCGCAACGATCACCGCCGCGGCGACGCCGCGGCGCGGCGGCTCGCACGGAAGGCGCGCCGCTTCCTCGGCGCCCTCGGCCGCGACGGCGCCGAGCTCTCGATCCTGGTCTGCTCCGACGCCGCCATCCGCCGGCTCAACCGCGAGTGGCGCGGGAAGGACCGGCCGACCGACGTCCTCAGCTTCCCGCTCACCGAGCCCGCCGGCGCCGGGCCCTGGCTCGGCGACGTGGTGGTCTCGCTCGACACCGCCGAGCGGCGCGCCGCCCAGGACGGGCGGCCGCTCGGCGCGGAGCTCGACCGCTACCTGGCGCACGGGATCCTGCACCTGCTCGGCCACGACCACGAGCGCCCCCGCGACGCGGCCCGGATGGCCGAGGCGGAGGAGGCGCTGCTGCGGGGGGAGGGGATGGTGGCCGCGGCCGGCGCGGCCTCGCGCCAGCCCGCGCGCTCCGCGGCGCCCCCCAGCTCCCAGCGGTCCCCGGCGGCACCCCCTCCCCGCCCGGCGGGGAGGGCCGGAGAGGGGCGATCCGCGGCCTCCCGGCGCGCCCGGAGCCCCCGCCGATGA
- a CDS encoding PhoH family protein, translating to MSSSAAPSLETRRIEFPDNDKVRVLCGAHNENLKLIEKRLGVQVGSRGGQLVVAGQDVEKVATAERLLNELYELAAGGYPLYLEDVDQATKLAGQNVPLKEIFGDTVYVSARHRIITPKGVGQKRYIQAIRDDDIVFGIGPAGTGKTYLAMAMAVSALVERRVKRIVLCRPAVEAGEKLGFLPGDIAEKVNPYLRPLYDALFDMVDYEKASAFIERGTVEVAPLAFMRGRTLNDSFIILDEAQNTTSEQMKMFLTRLGYGSKAVITGDVTQVDLPTGRASGLLEVQRVLKGVEGIGFCTFTEVDVVRHPLVQEVVKAYDAFEAERRRPAEPPRGAAGPSAAQP from the coding sequence TTGAGTTCGAGCGCCGCGCCGTCCCTCGAGACCCGCCGCATCGAGTTTCCAGACAACGACAAGGTGCGCGTGCTGTGCGGCGCGCACAACGAGAACCTCAAGCTCATCGAGAAGCGGCTCGGGGTCCAGGTCGGCTCCCGCGGCGGGCAGCTCGTCGTCGCCGGCCAGGACGTCGAGAAGGTCGCCACCGCGGAGCGGCTCCTCAACGAGCTCTACGAGCTCGCCGCGGGCGGCTACCCGCTCTACCTCGAGGACGTGGACCAGGCGACCAAGCTCGCCGGCCAGAACGTCCCGCTGAAGGAGATCTTCGGCGACACGGTCTACGTGTCGGCGCGCCACCGGATCATCACGCCCAAGGGCGTGGGGCAGAAGCGCTACATCCAGGCCATCCGGGACGACGACATCGTCTTCGGCATCGGCCCGGCCGGCACCGGCAAGACCTACCTCGCCATGGCGATGGCGGTCTCGGCGCTGGTCGAGCGCCGGGTGAAGCGGATCGTGCTCTGCCGGCCGGCGGTGGAGGCGGGCGAGAAGCTCGGGTTCCTGCCGGGCGACATCGCCGAGAAGGTGAACCCCTACCTGCGCCCGCTCTACGACGCCCTCTTCGACATGGTGGACTACGAGAAGGCGTCGGCCTTCATCGAGCGCGGGACGGTCGAGGTGGCGCCGCTCGCCTTCATGCGCGGCCGCACGCTCAACGACTCCTTCATCATCCTCGACGAGGCCCAGAACACCACCAGCGAGCAGATGAAGATGTTCCTGACCCGGCTCGGCTACGGGTCGAAGGCGGTCATCACCGGGGACGTGACCCAGGTGGACCTGCCGACCGGCCGGGCGAGCGGCCTGCTGGAGGTGCAGCGGGTGCTCAAGGGGGTCGAGGGGATCGGCTTCTGCACCTTCACCGAGGTGGACGTGGTCCGCCACCCGCTGGTGCAGGAGGTGGTGAAGGCCTACGACGCGTTCGAGGCGGAGCGGCGCAGGCCGGCCGAGCCGCCCCGCGGGGCCGCCGGGCCGTCCGCGGCGCAGCCCTGA
- the prfB gene encoding peptide chain release factor 2 (programmed frameshift) translates to MAAPTTELLQDLTSRLDGLRGSLDVERKRSRAAELTRLAEDPALWSDNAKAQALLKEKAQLEAAVGAFDRVARGLDDARALHDLAEEADDEATRAEAAGAAGAMVRQVESLEFEKMLSGPHDRAGAIVEVKSGAGGIEAMDWAAMLYRMYTRYCERKGWEVEPADLVAGEEAGISSASFIARGDHAYGFLKAEKGVHRLVRISPFDQAARRQTSFAAVDVTPEIEDDIVIDIKEADVRIDTYRSSGAGGQKVNKTDSAVRITHLPTGIVVAMQNERSQQKNRSMAWKILRSRLYEHEEKKRQAALDAVEAQKKDINFGSQIRSYVLAPYRLVKDLRSGIETGKVEDVLDGDLDQFVYPYLLGVRRTDRSVDE, encoded by the exons ATGGCCGCACCCACCACCGAGCTCCTCCAGGACCTCACGAGCCGTCTCGACGGGCTCCGGGGGTCCCTT GACGTCGAGCGCAAGCGGTCGCGCGCCGCCGAGCTGACCCGGCTCGCCGAGGACCCGGCGCTCTGGTCCGACAACGCCAAGGCGCAGGCGCTCCTCAAGGAGAAGGCGCAGCTCGAGGCCGCGGTCGGGGCCTTCGACCGGGTGGCCCGCGGGCTCGACGACGCCCGCGCCCTCCACGATCTCGCCGAGGAGGCCGACGACGAGGCCACCCGCGCCGAGGCGGCCGGGGCGGCCGGGGCGATGGTGAGGCAGGTCGAGTCGCTGGAGTTCGAGAAGATGCTCTCCGGGCCGCACGACCGGGCCGGGGCCATCGTCGAGGTGAAGAGCGGCGCCGGGGGCATCGAGGCCATGGACTGGGCCGCGATGCTCTACCGGATGTACACGCGTTACTGCGAGCGGAAGGGCTGGGAGGTCGAGCCGGCCGATCTGGTCGCGGGCGAGGAGGCCGGCATCTCCTCCGCCTCGTTCATCGCCCGCGGCGACCACGCCTACGGCTTCCTCAAGGCCGAGAAGGGCGTGCACCGGCTGGTGCGCATCAGCCCCTTCGACCAGGCGGCGCGCCGCCAGACCAGCTTCGCGGCCGTGGACGTGACCCCCGAGATCGAGGACGACATCGTCATCGACATCAAGGAGGCCGACGTCCGCATCGACACCTACCGGTCCTCCGGCGCCGGCGGCCAGAAGGTGAACAAGACCGACTCCGCCGTCCGCATCACCCACCTGCCCACCGGCATCGTGGTGGCGATGCAGAACGAGCGCAGCCAGCAGAAGAACCGCTCCATGGCCTGGAAGATCCTCCGCTCGCGGCTCTACGAGCACGAGGAGAAGAAGCGGCAGGCGGCCCTCGACGCGGTCGAGGCGCAGAAGAAGGACATCAACTTCGGCTCGCAGATCCGCAGCTACGTCCTCGCGCCGTACCGGCTGGTGAAGGACCTGCGGAGCGGGATCGAGACCGGCAAGGTGGAGGACGTCCTCGACGGCGACCTCGACCAGTTCGTCTACCCGTACCTGCTCGGCGTGCGCCGCACCGACCGGAGCGTGGACGAGTAG